The genomic DNA TATCAAATAAGGGAAATAAGTTATACTTACATCAGAATTTAAAAAGTAAACCACTGCAGGTATAATCATACATATTGAAGAAAATAAATAGTTTGCTCCAACCAACATTAATATCTTACTTGCTAGTACAGTAGATTCTTTTATAGGTAAACTAGTCAAAAGGTCTAAATCTTTTGCTTGAAATAGATATGATGACGTTTTATATAATGATGTAACAATAGTTGTTAATGTTGATAATCCAAAACCAAATATCAGTAGCATTTCCAGTTGATTTATTTGCTTTAAGATATCAACTAAAGAGAGACTTAAGCTCGTTACATAAAAAATTAATAGACCCGCTATTATAACAACTGAAAGCATCATTCCCATTATTTTTTGTTTTTCTCTACCGTCAGCTTTTTTTAACGCATTTAATTTAAATTCATTTATTATATTATTTTTTATTAATATACTTAGATTGCTCATATTTTATCATTCCTCACTTTAGACACTATATTGTATAAAAAACATTTTATTTCTCTATTAATTCCATGAAAATACTTTCAAGTGAATTACTTCCCTTAACTTCTTCTGTAGTTCCATAAGCAATTATATTTCCATCTTTTATTATGGCAATCTTATCACAAATTTTTTCAGCAACTTCTAAAACGTGTGTTGAGAAAAATATACAACCACCTTTGTCACAAAACTCCCTCATAATTTCCTTCAATATAAAGGAAGCTTTTGGGTCAAGACCTACAAAAGGTTCATCAAGAATTAAGATTTTTGGGCTGTGTATCAAAGCCGAAATTATAGCTAATTTTTGTTTCATACCATGTGAATATGAAGATATTAAATCTCCTAATGCTTTATTGAGTTCAAACTTATTTGAATAATATTTTATTAACTCTTCTCTTTTATCTTTGGCAACTTCAAATATGTCAGCTATAAAATTAAGGTATTGTATACCAGTTAATGACTCGTATAAATCTGGATTATCAGGTATATATGCCATTTCCTTTTTACATTCAACAGGCTGTTTTTTTATAGATTTAGAATTTATTAGTACCTCTCCCTCTTCAAAATCGTGTATTCCAACAATTGCTTTAATAGTAGTAGTTTTACCTGCTCCATTATGTCCTATAAACCCAAAAAGCTCTCCATCATTTACATCAAATGAGACACTACTTACTACTTTTTTATTTTTATATGATTTAGATACATTGATTACTTTTAACATAATTTCCCTCCATATTATAGTTTTGATATTTGTTATATATAATATATAACAAATATCAAACAATTACAACTTTTATTTGTTTATTTTAGAAATCTATAAAATGCAAAGGTATCAGAAATATAAAGGTATAAATATAATTGATATTTACTTTCAAATTACACATAATTATAAAAGAATATATAGTTCGATTTGAATAAACAATGTATAATAAAAAATAGTTGACTATAATTATTAAAATATAAGGAGTAAAATATGAATACATTTGAACAATTAAAAATAAGTTCCACTCTAATAGATGGACTCAAAAAACAAGACATAACTTCTCCAACAGAAGTTCAGTCACTTGTTATAGGGAATATAATTCAAAATAAGGATTTATTGATTAATTCACAGACTGGAACAGGAAAAACACTAGCATACCTTTTACCTATATTTGAAAAAATTGATACATCAAAAAGAGAAACACAAGCTCTTATACTTGCACCTACGCATGAATTAGTAATGCAGATTACAAACCAGGTTGAATTATTGGCTAAAAATGCAGAACTCTCCGTTACTTCTTTAGCTTTAATTGGGGAGGTCAATATACAAAAACAAATAAAAAATATAAAAGCAGTAAAACCACACATAGTAATTGGCTCTTGTGGAAGAGTTTTAGACTTGATAAAACAAAAGAAACTAAAATCACATAATATAAAAACTATTATCTTAGATGAAGTGGACAATCTATTGAATGGAAAAAATATAACTTGTATAGAAGACATAATAAGAACAACGTTAAGAGATAGACAAATTATAGGATGCTCTGCAAGTCTTACTGATAGCACTATAAAAATTTGTGATAAACTTATGAAGGAGTTTGAAATAATAAAAACAAAGGAAAAATCACAAATAAATCCTAACATCAATCACTCATATTTATTAGGTGAGATAAGGGATAAATTTACTTTTCTTAGAAAGGCATTAGCAGCTACAAATCCAAAAAAAGCTATTGTATTTGTAAATAATGAAAAAAATATAGAAGTCCTAGTATCAAAACTAAATTATCATAATTACAAAGCAATAGGAATTTTTGGAAATATGGAAAAAGAAGATAGAAAGAATGCAATAAATAAATTTAAACTTGGTAAAGCAAAGATTTTAATTACAACTGATTTATCTGCTCGTGGACTAGATATTGTGGATGTAAGTCATGTTTTTAACTTGGATTTTCCAAAAAGTAAAAATGAATACCTGCATAGATGTGGTCGAACTGCTAGAGGAAATCGAAGTGGTAACACAATCTCAATAATAACAAAAAAAGAATTAGATATTATAAAAGATTTGCAAAAAGAGTTCAATATAGTAATTACACCTAAAACTTTACAAAATGGAGAACTAATAGACATTATTAAATAATACAATAAATACAAAAATACAACAAATACAAAAGAGCTGTAGTTTATCATCACAATTGATAATAAATTACAGCCCTTTATTTTATATTAAATTAAAATTTTAAATAATACCTATTATAGTAGCCAAAGTTTTATTATAAATAATATTGCCAGAACAATCATTACTACAGAAACATGTTTTTTGTCTTCTGCCTTTTTAGCTCCAAATATATTATAAAATATATTTACGAAAACATAAGTTAATATACCTAAAGTTAAACCATCACCTATACTATATGTTAATGCCATACAAGCAATAGTAACAAAAGCTGGAACACCTTCAGTTATATTATCAAACTCTATATCCTTAACTGTACCAAGCATTAAATATCCAACATATATTAAAGCTGGTGCTGTAGCACATGATGGAATTGCTATAAATACAGGAGAGAAAAACATTGCAGCTAAGAATAAAATTCCAACTGTTATTGCTGTCCATCCAGTTCTTCCACCTGCGATAACTCCTGTTGAACTCTCAACATAAGTTGTAACTGTAGATACTCCAAGTCCTGCACCAACTGTAGTTGCAACCGCATCTGTAAGTAAGGCTCTACCTACATTAGGAACATTCCCTTTTTCATCTAACATGTTTGCTTTAGAACAAACACCAACTAATGTACCTACTGTATCAAAAAAATCAACAAATAAAAATGTACAAACTACTACTAAAAAACCACCTATATTTGTTGGATGTAGTACATATCCTAAATCTATTTTACCTGCTATTGGTGCTAAACTTTCGAATTTAAATAATCCACCAGGTAAATATATACCTAATTTTTGTGCATACTCTGGATTTATAAAAGCAAATGCCCAAGCAAGTAATGAACTCACTACTATTCCAAAAAGTATAGAACCTTTAACTCTTTTTTTATCTAATACAGCAATAATTATTAATCCTACACAAGTTATTATTACTGCTGGTGTAAATCTACCCATTTTGATAAGAGTGGCTTGGTCTCCAATAACAATTCCACTGTTAACTAGACCTATAAGTGCAATAAATATTCCTATACCACCTGTAACAGCTAATTTCATATTTTTTGGTATCGCATTTACAACAGCCTCACGAACTCCACTTACTGATAATACTATAAAAATAATACCTTCTACAAATACTGCTGTAAGAGCTACTTCCCAAGGAACACCCATTTGTAAAACTACTGTATATGCAAAAAATGCATTAAGACCCATACCTGATGCTAAAGCAAAAGGAAGGTTAGCAACTACACCCATTAAAATACATCCAAATGCTGCTGCTAAACAAGTACCTGTAACAAGTGCACCTGCAGGCATGCCTGTCTCAGATAAAATATTTGGATTTACAGCTATTATATAAGCCATAGTTAAAAAAGTAGTTACTCCTGCAATTATTTCCTTCTTCATGTCGACATTTTTATTAGTCAAAATTGGAAAAAGTTTCTGCATAGTACTACTGTTTGTTGTTTGCATAACAACACCTCCTATTAAAT from Clostridioides difficile ATCC 9689 = DSM 1296 includes the following:
- a CDS encoding ABC transporter ATP-binding protein gives rise to the protein MLKVINVSKSYKNKKVVSSVSFDVNDGELFGFIGHNGAGKTTTIKAIVGIHDFEEGEVLINSKSIKKQPVECKKEMAYIPDNPDLYESLTGIQYLNFIADIFEVAKDKREELIKYYSNKFELNKALGDLISSYSHGMKQKLAIISALIHSPKILILDEPFVGLDPKASFILKEIMREFCDKGGCIFFSTHVLEVAEKICDKIAIIKDGNIIAYGTTEEVKGSNSLESIFMELIEK
- a CDS encoding DEAD/DEAH box helicase; protein product: MNTFEQLKISSTLIDGLKKQDITSPTEVQSLVIGNIIQNKDLLINSQTGTGKTLAYLLPIFEKIDTSKRETQALILAPTHELVMQITNQVELLAKNAELSVTSLALIGEVNIQKQIKNIKAVKPHIVIGSCGRVLDLIKQKKLKSHNIKTIILDEVDNLLNGKNITCIEDIIRTTLRDRQIIGCSASLTDSTIKICDKLMKEFEIIKTKEKSQINPNINHSYLLGEIRDKFTFLRKALAATNPKKAIVFVNNEKNIEVLVSKLNYHNYKAIGIFGNMEKEDRKNAINKFKLGKAKILITTDLSARGLDIVDVSHVFNLDFPKSKNEYLHRCGRTARGNRSGNTISIITKKELDIIKDLQKEFNIVITPKTLQNGELIDIIK
- a CDS encoding NCS2 family permease is translated as MQTTNSSTMQKLFPILTNKNVDMKKEIIAGVTTFLTMAYIIAVNPNILSETGMPAGALVTGTCLAAAFGCILMGVVANLPFALASGMGLNAFFAYTVVLQMGVPWEVALTAVFVEGIIFIVLSVSGVREAVVNAIPKNMKLAVTGGIGIFIALIGLVNSGIVIGDQATLIKMGRFTPAVIITCVGLIIIAVLDKKRVKGSILFGIVVSSLLAWAFAFINPEYAQKLGIYLPGGLFKFESLAPIAGKIDLGYVLHPTNIGGFLVVVCTFLFVDFFDTVGTLVGVCSKANMLDEKGNVPNVGRALLTDAVATTVGAGLGVSTVTTYVESSTGVIAGGRTGWTAITVGILFLAAMFFSPVFIAIPSCATAPALIYVGYLMLGTVKDIEFDNITEGVPAFVTIACMALTYSIGDGLTLGILTYVFVNIFYNIFGAKKAEDKKHVSVVMIVLAILFIIKLWLL